A window from Solanum stenotomum isolate F172 chromosome 7, ASM1918654v1, whole genome shotgun sequence encodes these proteins:
- the LOC125870568 gene encoding uncharacterized protein LOC125870568: protein MRKFTKERNLVKPAKTRFATAFLTLRAMYIQRKNLRTLVLSTEWTSSKFAKETLGKEVANLIISAHFWDDVVRALTVCGPLTKVLRLVDGEKKPPMGYIYEAMDRAKETIERGFRGIKKQYEKVFEIIDARWSDQLHRPLHAAGHVLNPGLYYKAQEEGTLLQSLWTEYYACVEKMIPDTTIQDLLVAELPRYKMANGLFGCGPAKRARDTRSPVEWWSLFGSETPNLQKFAMKVLSLTCSSSGCERNWSVFEHIHSKKRNRLALSRLNDLVYIKYNRTLKRRYDARDLIDPIRLDNIDDSNEWLVGCPEDQEDELVYEDDDLTWGSVATAIGADESIYHLRGLSSRSRALDKGKGVETSSTSSTSSRTRTLIDEDYEEEEDEEQYNDVEDVDLQELDSFEEE from the exons ATGAGAAAATTCACCAAGGAAAGAAATTTGGTGAAACCGGCCAAGACAAGATTTGCAACGGCCTTCTTAACTTTGAGAGCTATGTACATACAAAGAAAAAACTTGAGAACTTTAGTCCTCTCAACCGAATGGACTTCAAGTAAATTTGCAAAGGAAACTTTGGGGAAAGAAGTTGCCAATCTTATTATTTCTGCCCACTTTTGGGATGATGTTGTTCGAGCACTTACAGTTTGTGGTCCTTTGACAAAAGTGCTTCGTTTGGTGGATGGGGAGAAAAAACCACCAATGGGCTATATTTATGAAGCAATGGATAGAGCCAAAGAAACTATTGAACGGGGTTTTCGTGGAATTAAGAAGCAATATGAGAAAGTGTTTGAAATTATTGATGCAAGGTGGTCAGACCAACTCCATCGGCCTTTGCATGCTGCAGGCCATGTTTTGAACCCAGGATTGTATTATAAAGCTCAAGAAGAGGGAACTTTACTACAGAGTCTGTGGACCGAGTATTATGCATGTGTTGAGAAGATGATCCCCGATACAACAATACAAGATTTACTAGTCGCTGAGCTTCCTAGGTACAAAATGGCGAATGGACTATTTGGTTGTGGTCCGGCTAAAAGAGCTAGAGACACAAGGTCACCGG tgGAATGGTGGTCACTATTTGGTAGTGAAACACCAAACTTGCAAAAGTTTGCCATGAAAGTATTAAGCCTAACTTGTAGCTCATCCGGATGTGAGCGAAATTGGAGTGTGTTTGAACAc ATTCATTCCAAGAAGAGGAATAGGCTTGCACTATCGCGTCTCAATGATCTAGTGTACATTAAGTACAATAGAACATTGAAACGTCGTTATGATGCTCGTGATCTCATTGATCCAATTCGCTTGGATAACATTGATGATTCAAATGAATGGTTAGTTGGATGCCCCGAAGATCAAGAAGATGAACTAGTATATGAGGATGATGATCTTACTTGGGGTAGTGTTGCTACGGCAATTGGAGCTGATGAGAGTATCTATCATCTTAGGGGACTTTCTTCAAGATCAAGAGCACTTGACAAGGGCAAAGGAGTAGAAACTTCATCTacaagttcaacttcaagtaGGACTCGGACACTAATTGATGAAGACTAcgaggaggaagaagatgagGAGCAATATAATGATGTAGAGGATGTTGATCTTCAAGAGTTGGATAGTTTTGAAGAAGAATAG